The genomic DNA GCCTGCGAATATCATCAATCCACCGATTCCGCGCGGAACGGATTAAATAAGCCTCGCCATTTTCCAGGTCATGCAGTTTTTTCTCAGATTGCAGCATATGCAGAAAAGTCGCCTGCGCCAAATCCTCCGCATCCCATGTGGAGCCTGTCAACGAAAGACAGTAGCGATACAACGCAGGAAGTACTTTTTCATTCCCCTTAGCGTGGGAAGATTCATTATTCATCCGTTCGGATATCACAAAGGCCATATTTGGGGCCCCCCCTTTGTTCAGTCCATTTGAGTTTGAGTGTTTCATTGAGGTAGACGGAATTGTGTATCAAAAGGATACGGTCGTTTAATGGTTTTATTGTAACAAGTAAAATAAACAAAAAACAGCTGAAACCTCACATCTACCTCTGTCCAAATGAATGTCGATTTTTCGCAAATAAAGGAAGTTTCAATTCATCAAACGAGTGTCTATAGTCTCACTGACTTTATTCCTACTTCTGAACATATGTAAATTTTTATTTAAAAGAACAAATGGGGTTTACACACGATAATAATCCTAAACCCTACGAAAATAGCCCTCAGAGGTTAGAGTATCCTAGGTTCGGGATAATCCTGATGATGCCAAGTTAAAGCTTTTGGAGCTTTTCCTTCGCATTTAGACTAATCCACAATCATTCGTCCGGCTCCGCCACCTTGCCAACGCCCTGCTGTGCGTTTCCCCCGTCCAGCGCCTTCCATAATAAGAACTAACTGTCTGTGAAGCTGTACCTGGGAATAGTCTCTGTATTCCGCACCGCTTCGGTTTGCAATGTAATGCTGGATTGATTCTCTGTCCACGGCTTCCAGGTTCAGGCACATAAGCGCAAACATACAATCCATCGGATCGGTTGTGCCGCTTTTAAGCAGCTCCGATGCGAAGTAACGCATCGTCTCCGGACGCAATGTACTCTGCTTCACACCTGCAAAGGGAGCATGAATATCGCTCCATGTATTGAATTCGGTAGCCATGTCAGCAAAATCCTGATAGTCCGAGCGAAGCACGGCTCCATCTTTGAGCTTAAACCTGCCCAGCTCCAGCTCATCCAGACCCAGCTCTGGCTCATCCTCCAGCACAATATCCGCATGATGAACCGTGAAATCCGGTCGATCCGTTTGTTCCATAAATAGGAGCCTC from Paenibacillus sp. FSL R10-2782 includes the following:
- a CDS encoding DNA and RNA helicase, with translation MLTHIVPKFEKGRILKTEMLENLRDYPRSFLDIRYQDYSDGIITGMNVTVGEHTLTIGRGIVKHKGRLYLLEQEQEVPYKATGRLSVLRLLFMEQTDRPDFTVHHADIVLEDEPELGLDELELGRFKLKDGAVLRSDYQDFADMATEFNTWSDIHAPFAGVKQSTLRPETMRYFASELLKSGTTDPMDCMFALMCLNLEAVDRESIQHYIANRSGAEYRDYSQVQLHRQLVLIMEGAGRGKRTAGRWQGGGAGRMIVD